The following coding sequences lie in one Steroidobacter denitrificans genomic window:
- a CDS encoding type IV secretion system DNA-binding domain-containing protein: protein MNQGEGDQRLWFVVDELDAIGQIDGLKDALARLRKFGGRCVLGFQSIAQVSSTYGAGEAQTIVENCGNTLILRCSGSEHGGTSHFASRLIGQREIRRISVSHTRHSAQWTGSTTRAEHFAIEPAVMDSQIEQLADLQGYLKFASRPQWLRVALQPPNGSRQPAQEVGAWPSISSIFGP, encoded by the coding sequence ATGAATCAAGGGGAAGGCGATCAGCGTCTGTGGTTCGTCGTGGATGAACTCGATGCGATCGGCCAGATCGATGGATTGAAGGACGCGCTGGCGCGGCTGCGCAAATTCGGCGGCCGCTGCGTGCTGGGTTTCCAATCCATCGCCCAGGTGTCGAGCACCTATGGCGCCGGCGAGGCGCAGACCATCGTGGAGAATTGCGGCAACACGCTCATTCTGCGCTGTTCGGGCAGCGAGCATGGCGGCACCTCTCACTTTGCATCACGGCTCATCGGACAGCGCGAGATCCGGCGCATATCGGTGTCGCACACGCGTCATTCGGCACAGTGGACGGGCTCGACGACGCGTGCCGAACACTTCGCCATCGAACCGGCGGTGATGGATTCGCAGATCGAGCAGTTGGCGGATCTGCAGGGTTATCTGAAGTTCGCCTCCCGTCCGCAGTGGCTACGGGTCGCACTGCAGCCGCCGAACGGATCGCGGCAGCCAGCACAGGAGGTGGGCGCATGGCCATCTATCAGCTCGATATTCGGTCCCTGA
- a CDS encoding MobA/MobL family protein, whose amino-acid sequence MAIYQLDIRSLSRSAGRRATAAAAYRAGERIRDERSSRWFDHSARLDVYHSQIVLPACFGVPVQAHGAVAEIHARIDTRTGVRAAAYESGSDMDWARNRSCLWNAVEWAEQRSDSRVAREFMVALPYELNTRQRIVLARNFSSLLADRYNVAVDLAVHMPREGADPRNHHAHLLTTTRELTERGLGAKTGMDMSWGRRRQLGLPAGGDEYRVVREQWANLANEALREAHIDVRIDHRSLEAQGIDREPQVRIPFAAFQMERRGVRSVAAERLREAYHARVRARLERSAALSDTRDPQTIRRQAREAWLRLRAGSAATGQGAAQRNASEERSRSMSAGPRRGDDFSL is encoded by the coding sequence ATGGCCATCTATCAGCTCGATATTCGGTCCCTGAGCCGCAGCGCCGGGCGCCGTGCCACGGCTGCCGCGGCGTATCGTGCCGGCGAGCGCATCCGCGATGAGCGCAGCAGCCGTTGGTTCGATCATTCCGCACGCCTTGATGTATATCACTCGCAGATCGTATTGCCTGCTTGCTTCGGCGTTCCCGTCCAGGCTCACGGGGCCGTTGCCGAAATTCATGCCCGGATCGATACCCGGACCGGTGTGCGTGCGGCGGCGTATGAATCCGGTTCCGACATGGACTGGGCGCGCAACCGCTCCTGTTTGTGGAACGCAGTGGAATGGGCCGAGCAACGCAGCGATTCGCGCGTCGCGCGCGAATTCATGGTGGCGCTACCGTATGAACTGAATACTCGGCAGCGCATCGTGCTGGCACGGAATTTCTCGAGTCTGCTGGCCGACCGCTACAACGTGGCGGTCGATCTGGCGGTCCATATGCCGCGCGAGGGCGCCGATCCGCGCAATCACCATGCACACCTGTTGACGACGACGCGGGAGCTGACCGAGCGAGGACTGGGCGCCAAGACAGGAATGGATATGAGTTGGGGCCGGCGACGTCAGTTGGGGCTGCCGGCCGGCGGAGACGAGTATCGTGTGGTTCGCGAACAATGGGCGAATCTGGCGAACGAGGCATTGCGCGAAGCGCATATCGATGTGCGCATCGATCATCGCTCCCTGGAGGCCCAGGGCATCGACCGGGAGCCGCAGGTCAGGATTCCATTCGCCGCCTTCCAGATGGAGCGCCGCGGGGTGCGCAGTGTCGCGGCGGAACGCTTGCGCGAGGCCTATCACGCCAGGGTGCGGGCCCGTCTGGAGCGCAGCGCTGCGCTGTCCGATACCAGGGATCCGCAAACCATTCGCCGGCAGGCGCGTGAGGCCTGGCTGCGCCTGCGCGCCGGGTCGGCGGCAACTGGCCAGGGAGCGGCACAAAGGAATGCGAGCGAAGAGCGTTCGCGCTCCATGAGTGCCGGACCGCGGCGCGGCGACGACTTTTCCTTGTGA